Proteins encoded in a region of the Magallana gigas chromosome 8, xbMagGiga1.1, whole genome shotgun sequence genome:
- the LOC105319498 gene encoding malignant fibrous histiocytoma-amplified sequence 1 homolog isoform X2: MNRRKQPLQTASHATQKKPRRVKISKNLAPPLMAHLGYQGARHLHPQRLPTKSAEKTVSVRLLDLGNETIENVQKIAETVKRLMVPGLCLKSIPENLTDRLVVLEKLDLSNNQLSDGSLPESMKRLEHLVELNLNTNNFTKVPPALKKLKSLSRLDLSENSIDSLNGLDKLRKIQILVVDNNKLTSVFKEVCHLKRLEIFRCRNNYVKDIGVEIRQMKQLRDLDISNNKLSILPTDVLLLPSLETLNASRNKITKIPAFNIKLHNRHYVSEIDLSDNQITVFPGHLLRMTEKLDLSSNQIKILNMNAMKELERNPNQELIVDDNPLVFPPAEITGQNAILAYIQEARLNTPVYRGMKILVIGSHRSGKSSLIQSMVDNQARLAEDLNESVAGIDLYDLVLDCEMKVKNEEDGKMQKEIRPLQLCLWDFCGHPYYQFPHYLFFEQPSVALLTFNMKEFTPQKFNDMIGCWLDWMIAKTNSLKVVLVGTQCDKMSKEKIKEVKAEVKKQMTEFKNYHESILNERINHISQKSEISPTLTERMFSYRKLLIFTDTFTVQSDVIATSSAEFVGFDQLRKSIELIAKDENQFPPTPEYNLPLVLHKVKTFWVDVENYLDEKSNSMVVPIMPWDEYVEEVTTKFGMKKQIKDITQYLHVTGKVLWFSTAPVLCNYVFIRPAWLFELLRNIYRHDFEEKVDFATDDTYKQMGFSQTRFDRNKRELLQQGVMDKDFLRAIVGYLIPPDMKEQFNFMLDILLRGFKIGYPAAKKTKEMTYNLSPEIENVDNVSKILIPWIRNTEEPEEVTSLWEDHNDRERVAALLRFPKYMPPGLFELLCVGAQKVEKHNLTFKAHWSNGILARHNKIDAVLMISYTNGPKGKGASLKYELRDDSPDPMYYPTRPAAMWTILLPLLQDFEEIIKSFKGVLVERQMLCKFCQNPSFLGEWNTPKETQNLPEKICEVCNEKVDTDTLVQQREEKRVDLNTLRARIAAQAQEAARRARNSNPVDSDT; this comes from the exons ATGAACAGGCGTAAACAACCGTTGCAGACGGCATCGCATGCAACGCAAAAGAAACCTCgccgtgttaaaatttcaaaaaacctaGCCCCTCCTCTAATGGCACACCTAGGATACCAAGGTGCGCGTCACTTGCATCCCCAGCGTCTTCCAACCAAATCAGCGGAGAAGACGGTGTCGGTCCGACTTCTTGACCTTGGAAATGAGACCATCGAAAACGTACAGAAAATTGCCGAGACAGTGAAACGACTGATGGTTCCGGGACTGTGTTTGAAATCCATCCCCGAAAACTTAACGGACCGACTTGTAGTGCTTGAAAAACTTGATTTAAGTAATAACCAGTTGTCCGATGGAAGTTTACCGGAGTCGATGAAAAGGTTAGAACATTTAGTGGAATTAAATCTGAATACgaataattttacaaaagttCCACCGGCtctcaaaaaattgaaatcctTATCAAGGCTTGATCTCAGTGAAAACAGTATTGATAGTCTGAATGGATTGGATAAACTACGTAAAATCCAGATACTAGTCGTAGATAATAACAAATTGACTTCAGTTTTTAAGGAAGTTTGTCATCTGAAAAGGCTGGAGATTTTTCGGTGCAGAAATAACTATGTTAAGGATATCGGCGTTGAAATTCGGCAGATGAAACAGCTTAGAGATTTGGATATCTCTAACAACAAATTATCAATTCTTCCAACCGACGTTTTGCTTCTTCCGAGTTTGGAAACACTGAATGCTAGTCGAAACAAAATAACGAAGATTCCAGCTTTCAACATTAAATTACACAATCGTCACTATGTGTCGGAAATTGATCTTTCGGACAATCAAATTACAGTATTTCCTGGTCATCTTTTACGAATGACGGAGAAATTGGATTTGAGTAGCAATCAGATTAAAATTCTCAATATGAACGCAATGAAAGAGTTAGAACGGAATCCAAACCAGGAGTTAATAGTTGACGACAATCCGCTTGTCTTCCCACCAGCAGAAATAACTGGACAAAATGCTATATTAGCATATATTCAGGAGGCTCGACTGAATACACCCGTGTACCGTGGAATGAAGATTTTGGTTATTGGATCGCATAGAAGCGGAAAATCAAGTCTGATTCAATCTATGGTGGACAATCAAGCAAGGCTGGCAGAAGATCTAAATGAAAGTGTTGCTGGAATTGATCTTTACGACTTAGTGCTTGACTGTgaaatgaaagtgaaaaatgAAGAGGATGGAAAGATGCAAAAAGAAATTCGTCCCCTTCAACTTTGCCTTTGGGATTTCTGTGGACATCCTTATTACCAGTTTCCACACTACTTGTTCTTTGAACAACCTTCGGTTGCTTTACTAACTTTCAACATGAAAGAGTTTACTCCGCAAAAATTCAACGACATGATAGGATGCTGGCTAGATTGGATGATTGCAAAGACAAATAGTCTAAAGGTCGTGCTAGTTGGAACCCAGTGTGACAAAATGTCAAAGGAGAAAATCAAGGAAGTAAAAGCTGAAGTGAAAAAACAGATGACCGAATTCAAAAACTACCACGAAAGTATTCTTAATGAAAGAATTAATCACATATCCCAGAAGTCAGAGATCTCACCAACTCTTACTGAGAGGATGTTTTCGTATAGGAAGCTATTGATCTTTACAGATACTTTCACTGTACAATCTGACGTCATAGCTACATCATCAGCAGAGTTTGTAGGCTTTGACCAGCTTCGAAAAAGCATTGAACTAATCGCAAAAGACGAAAACCAGTTCCCACCTACCCCGGAGTATAATTTACCACTCGTTTTACACAAAGTAAAGACATTCTGGGTTGATGTCGAAAACTATCTAGATGAGAAATCCAATTCGATGGTGGTTCCCATAATGCCTTGGGATGAGTATGTCGAGGAGGTGACAACAAAGTTTGGaatgaaaaaacaaattaaagacaTTACGCAATACCTTCATGTGACTGGCAAGGTGCTTTGGTTTTCCACGGCTCCCGTTCTTTGTAACTATGTGTTTATACGCCCAGCCTGGCTGTTTGAATTACTACGTAATATATATCGTCATGATTTCGAAGAAAAAGTTGACTTTGCCACTGACGATACTTACAAGCAGATGGGATTTTCGCAGACTCGATTTGACAGAAACAAGAGAGAGTTGCTGCAACAAGGGGTAATGGACAAAGACTTTTTGCGTGCCATCGTTGGTTACCTTATTCCCCCTGATATGAAAGAACAATTCAATTTCATGTTAGATATACTTCTTCGAGGTTTCAAAATAGGTTATCCCGCTGCAAAAAAGACCAAGGAAATGACATATAATCTCAGCCCTGAAATTGAAAATGTCGACAATGTTTCCAAAATATTGATACCGTGGATTAGAAACACAGAGGAACCTGAAGAGGTGACATCATTATGGGAAGACCACAACGACCGGGAAAGGGTAGCTGCCTTATTGAGATTTCCAAAATACATGCCGCCAGGTTTGTTCGAGCTTTTGTGTGTTGGTGCACAAAAAGTGGAGAAGCATAATCTTACCTTCAAAGCACATTGGAGCAACGGTATTTTAGCTCGACACAATAAAATCGACGCTGTACTGATGATTAGCTATACAAATGGCCCAAAAGGGAAGGGTGCTAGTTTGAAGTATGAGTTAAGAGATGACAGCCCAGACCCAATGTATTATCCAACAAGGCCAGCGGCAATGTGGACAATACTTCTTCCACTTCTACAAGACTTCGAAGAAATAATTAAGTCATTTAAAG GTGTCCTAGTCGAGAGGCAGATGCTCTGCAAGTTTTGCCAAAATCCTTCTTTCCTTGGAGAATGGAATACGCCAAAAGAGACTCAAAATCTGCCGGAGAAAATCTGTGAAGTTTGCAACGAGAAAGTAGACACTGATACTTTGGTTCAGCAACGAGAGGAAAAAAGAG TTGACTTAAATACTTTAAGAGCTCGAATTGCTGCGCAGGCGCAAGAAGCCGCCAGGCGCGCTCGCAATTCAAATCCCGTTGATTCCGACAC
- the LOC105319498 gene encoding malignant fibrous histiocytoma-amplified sequence 1 homolog isoform X3 produces the protein MNRRKQPLQTASHATQKKPRRVKISKNLAPPLMAHLGYQGARHLHPQRLPTKSAEKTVSVRLLDLGNETIENVQKIAETVKRLMVPGLCLKSIPENLTDRLVVLEKLDLSNNQLSDGSLPESMKRLEHLVELNLNTNNFTKVPPALKKLKSLSRLDLSENSIDSLNGLDKLRKIQILVVDNNKLTSVFKEVCHLKRLEIFRCRNNYVKDIGVEIRQMKQLRDLDISNNKLSILPTDVLLLPSLETLNASRNKITKIPAFNIKLHNRHYVSEIDLSDNQITVFPGHLLRMTEKLDLSSNQIKILNMNAMKELERNPNQELIVDDNPLVFPPAEITGQNAILAYIQEARLNTPVYRGMKILVIGSHRSGKSSLIQSMVDNQARLAEDLNESVAGIDLYDLVLDCEMKVKNEEDGKMQKEIRPLQLCLWDFCGHPYYQFPHYLFFEQPSVALLTFNMKEFTPQKFNDMIGCWLDWMIAKTNSLKVVLVGTQCDKMSKEKIKEVKAEVKKQMTEFKNYHESILNERINHISQKSEISPTLTERMFSYRKLLIFTDTFTVQSDVIATSSAEFVGFDQLRKSIELIAKDENQFPPTPEYNLPLVLHKVKTFWVDVENYLDEKSNSMVVPIMPWDEYVEEVTTKFGMKKQIKDITQYLHVTGKVLWFSTAPVLCNYVFIRPAWLFELLRNIYRHDFEEKVDFATDDTYKQMGFSQTRFDRNKRELLQQGVMDKDFLRAIVGYLIPPDMKEQFNFMLDILLRGFKIGYPAAKKTKEMTYNLSPEIENVDNVSKILIPWIRNTEEPEEVTSLWEDHNDRERVAALLRFPKYMPPGLFELLCVGAQKVEKHNLTFKAHWSNGILARHNKIDAVLMISYTNGPKGKGASLKYELRDDSPDPMYYPTRPAAMWTILLPLLQDFEEIIKSFKGVLVERQMLCKFCQNPSFLGEWNTPKETQNLPEKICEVCNEKVDTDTLVQQREEKRVDLNTLRARIAAQAQEAARRARNSNPVDSDT, from the exons ATGAACAGGCGTAAACAACCGTTGCAGACGGCATCGCATGCAACGCAAAAGAAACCTCgccgtgttaaaatttcaaaaaacctaGCCCCTCCTCTAATGGCACACCTAGGATACCAAGGTGCGCGTCACTTGCATCCCCAGCGTCTTCCAACCAAATCAGCGGAGAAGACGGTGTCGGTCCGACTTCTTGACCTTGGAAATGAGACCATCGAAAACGTACAGAAAATTGCCGAGACAGTGAAACGACTGATGGTTCCGGGACTGTGTTTGAAATCCATCCCCGAAAACTTAACGGACCGACTTGTAGTGCTTGAAAAACTTGATTTAAGTAATAACCAGTTGTCCGATGGAAGTTTACCGGAGTCGATGAAAAGGTTAGAACATTTAGTGGAATTAAATCTGAATACgaataattttacaaaagttCCACCGGCtctcaaaaaattgaaatcctTATCAAGGCTTGATCTCAGTGAAAACAGTATTGATAGTCTGAATGGATTGGATAAACTACGTAAAATCCAGATACTAGTCGTAGATAATAACAAATTGACTTCAGTTTTTAAGGAAGTTTGTCATCTGAAAAGGCTGGAGATTTTTCGGTGCAGAAATAACTATGTTAAGGATATCGGCGTTGAAATTCGGCAGATGAAACAGCTTAGAGATTTGGATATCTCTAACAACAAATTATCAATTCTTCCAACCGACGTTTTGCTTCTTCCGAGTTTGGAAACACTGAATGCTAGTCGAAACAAAATAACGAAGATTCCAGCTTTCAACATTAAATTACACAATCGTCACTATGTGTCGGAAATTGATCTTTCGGACAATCAAATTACAGTATTTCCTGGTCATCTTTTACGAATGACGGAGAAATTGGATTTGAGTAGCAATCAGATTAAAATTCTCAATATGAACGCAATGAAAGAGTTAGAACGGAATCCAAACCAGGAGTTAATAGTTGACGACAATCCGCTTGTCTTCCCACCAGCAGAAATAACTGGACAAAATGCTATATTAGCATATATTCAGGAGGCTCGACTGAATACACCCGTGTACCGTGGAATGAAGATTTTGGTTATTGGATCGCATAGAAGCGGAAAATCAAGTCTGATTCAATCTATGGTGGACAATCAAGCAAGGCTGGCAGAAGATCTAAATGAAAGTGTTGCTGGAATTGATCTTTACGACTTAGTGCTTGACTGTgaaatgaaagtgaaaaatgAAGAGGATGGAAAGATGCAAAAAGAAATTCGTCCCCTTCAACTTTGCCTTTGGGATTTCTGTGGACATCCTTATTACCAGTTTCCACACTACTTGTTCTTTGAACAACCTTCGGTTGCTTTACTAACTTTCAACATGAAAGAGTTTACTCCGCAAAAATTCAACGACATGATAGGATGCTGGCTAGATTGGATGATTGCAAAGACAAATAGTCTAAAGGTCGTGCTAGTTGGAACCCAGTGTGACAAAATGTCAAAGGAGAAAATCAAGGAAGTAAAAGCTGAAGTGAAAAAACAGATGACCGAATTCAAAAACTACCACGAAAGTATTCTTAATGAAAGAATTAATCACATATCCCAGAAGTCAGAGATCTCACCAACTCTTACTGAGAGGATGTTTTCGTATAGGAAGCTATTGATCTTTACAGATACTTTCACTGTACAATCTGACGTCATAGCTACATCATCAGCAGAGTTTGTAGGCTTTGACCAGCTTCGAAAAAGCATTGAACTAATCGCAAAAGACGAAAACCAGTTCCCACCTACCCCGGAGTATAATTTACCACTCGTTTTACACAAAGTAAAGACATTCTGGGTTGATGTCGAAAACTATCTAGATGAGAAATCCAATTCGATGGTGGTTCCCATAATGCCTTGGGATGAGTATGTCGAGGAGGTGACAACAAAGTTTGGaatgaaaaaacaaattaaagacaTTACGCAATACCTTCATGTGACTGGCAAGGTGCTTTGGTTTTCCACGGCTCCCGTTCTTTGTAACTATGTGTTTATACGCCCAGCCTGGCTGTTTGAATTACTACGTAATATATATCGTCATGATTTCGAAGAAAAAGTTGACTTTGCCACTGACGATACTTACAAGCAGATGGGATTTTCGCAGACTCGATTTGACAGAAACAAGAGAGAGTTGCTGCAACAAGGGGTAATGGACAAAGACTTTTTGCGTGCCATCGTTGGTTACCTTATTCCCCCTGATATGAAAGAACAATTCAATTTCATGTTAGATATACTTCTTCGAGGTTTCAAAATAGGTTATCCCGCTGCAAAAAAGACCAAGGAAATGACATATAATCTCAGCCCTGAAATTGAAAATGTCGACAATGTTTCCAAAATATTGATACCGTGGATTAGAAACACAGAGGAACCTGAAGAGGTGACATCATTATGGGAAGACCACAACGACCGGGAAAGGGTAGCTGCCTTATTGAGATTTCCAAAATACATGCCGCCAGGTTTGTTCGAGCTTTTGTGTGTTGGTGCACAAAAAGTGGAGAAGCATAATCTTACCTTCAAAGCACATTGGAGCAACGGTATTTTAGCTCGACACAATAAAATCGACGCTGTACTGATGATTAGCTATACAAATGGCCCAAAAGGGAAGGGTGCTAGTTTGAAGTATGAGTTAAGAGATGACAGCCCAGACCCAATGTATTATCCAACAAGGCCAGCGGCAATGTGGACAATACTTCTTCCACTTCTACAAGACTTCGAAGAAATAATTAAGTCATTTAAAG GTGTCCTAGTCGAGAGGCAGATGCTCTGCAAGTTTTGCCAAAATCCTTCTTTCCTTGGAGAATGGAATACGCCAAAAGAGACTCAAAATCTGCCGGAGAAAATCTGTGAAGTTTGCAACGAGAAAGTAGACACTGATACTTTGGTTCAGCAACGAGAGGAAAAAAGAG TTGACTTAAATACTTTAAGAGCTCGAATTGCTGCGCAGGCGCAAGAAGCCGCCAGGCGCGCTCGCAATTCAAATCCCGTTGATTCCGACACGTGA
- the LOC105319498 gene encoding malignant fibrous histiocytoma-amplified sequence 1 homolog isoform X5 codes for MNRRKQPLQTASHATQKKPRRVKISKNLAPPLMAHLGYQGARHLHPQRLPTKSAEKTVSVRLLDLGNETIENVQKIAETVKRLMVPGLCLKSIPENLTDRLVVLEKLDLSNNQLSDGSLPESMKRLEHLVELNLNTNNFTKVPPALKKLKSLSRLDLSENSIDSLNGLDKLRKIQILVVDNNKLTSVFKEVCHLKRLEIFRCRNNYVKDIGVEIRQMKQLRDLDISNNKLSILPTDVLLLPSLETLNASRNKITKIPAFNIKLHNRHYVSEIDLSDNQITVFPGHLLRMTEKLDLSSNQIKILNMNAMKELERNPNQELIVDDNPLVFPPAEITGQNAILAYIQEARLNTPVYRGMKILVIGSHRSGKSSLIQSMVDNQARLAEDLNESVAGIDLYDLVLDCEMKVKNEEDGKMQKEIRPLQLCLWDFCGHPYYQFPHYLFFEQPSVALLTFNMKEFTPQKFNDMIGCWLDWMIAKTNSLKVVLVGTQCDKMSKEKIKEVKAEVKKQMTEFKNYHESILNERINHISQKSEISPTLTERMFSYRKLLIFTDTFTVQSDVIATSSAEFVGFDQLRKSIELIAKDENQFPPTPEYNLPLVLHKVKTFWVDVENYLDEKSNSMVVPIMPWDEYVEEVTTKFGMKKQIKDITQYLHVTGKVLWFSTAPVLCNYVFIRPAWLFELLRNIYRHDFEEKVDFATDDTYKQMGFSQTRFDRNKRELLQQGVMDKDFLRAIVGYLIPPDMKEQFNFMLDILLRGFKIGYPAAKKTKEMTYNLSPEIENVDNVSKILIPWIRNTEEPEEVTSLWEDHNDRERVAALLRFPKYMPPGLFELLCVGAQKVEKHNLTFKAHWSNGILARHNKIDAVLMISYTNGPKGKGASLKYELRDDSPDPMYYPTRPAAMWTILLPLLQDFEEIIKSFKGVLVERQMLCKFCQNPSFLGEWNTPKETQNLPEKICEVCNEKVDTDTLVQQREEKRDGISMRPHSFFAN; via the exons ATGAACAGGCGTAAACAACCGTTGCAGACGGCATCGCATGCAACGCAAAAGAAACCTCgccgtgttaaaatttcaaaaaacctaGCCCCTCCTCTAATGGCACACCTAGGATACCAAGGTGCGCGTCACTTGCATCCCCAGCGTCTTCCAACCAAATCAGCGGAGAAGACGGTGTCGGTCCGACTTCTTGACCTTGGAAATGAGACCATCGAAAACGTACAGAAAATTGCCGAGACAGTGAAACGACTGATGGTTCCGGGACTGTGTTTGAAATCCATCCCCGAAAACTTAACGGACCGACTTGTAGTGCTTGAAAAACTTGATTTAAGTAATAACCAGTTGTCCGATGGAAGTTTACCGGAGTCGATGAAAAGGTTAGAACATTTAGTGGAATTAAATCTGAATACgaataattttacaaaagttCCACCGGCtctcaaaaaattgaaatcctTATCAAGGCTTGATCTCAGTGAAAACAGTATTGATAGTCTGAATGGATTGGATAAACTACGTAAAATCCAGATACTAGTCGTAGATAATAACAAATTGACTTCAGTTTTTAAGGAAGTTTGTCATCTGAAAAGGCTGGAGATTTTTCGGTGCAGAAATAACTATGTTAAGGATATCGGCGTTGAAATTCGGCAGATGAAACAGCTTAGAGATTTGGATATCTCTAACAACAAATTATCAATTCTTCCAACCGACGTTTTGCTTCTTCCGAGTTTGGAAACACTGAATGCTAGTCGAAACAAAATAACGAAGATTCCAGCTTTCAACATTAAATTACACAATCGTCACTATGTGTCGGAAATTGATCTTTCGGACAATCAAATTACAGTATTTCCTGGTCATCTTTTACGAATGACGGAGAAATTGGATTTGAGTAGCAATCAGATTAAAATTCTCAATATGAACGCAATGAAAGAGTTAGAACGGAATCCAAACCAGGAGTTAATAGTTGACGACAATCCGCTTGTCTTCCCACCAGCAGAAATAACTGGACAAAATGCTATATTAGCATATATTCAGGAGGCTCGACTGAATACACCCGTGTACCGTGGAATGAAGATTTTGGTTATTGGATCGCATAGAAGCGGAAAATCAAGTCTGATTCAATCTATGGTGGACAATCAAGCAAGGCTGGCAGAAGATCTAAATGAAAGTGTTGCTGGAATTGATCTTTACGACTTAGTGCTTGACTGTgaaatgaaagtgaaaaatgAAGAGGATGGAAAGATGCAAAAAGAAATTCGTCCCCTTCAACTTTGCCTTTGGGATTTCTGTGGACATCCTTATTACCAGTTTCCACACTACTTGTTCTTTGAACAACCTTCGGTTGCTTTACTAACTTTCAACATGAAAGAGTTTACTCCGCAAAAATTCAACGACATGATAGGATGCTGGCTAGATTGGATGATTGCAAAGACAAATAGTCTAAAGGTCGTGCTAGTTGGAACCCAGTGTGACAAAATGTCAAAGGAGAAAATCAAGGAAGTAAAAGCTGAAGTGAAAAAACAGATGACCGAATTCAAAAACTACCACGAAAGTATTCTTAATGAAAGAATTAATCACATATCCCAGAAGTCAGAGATCTCACCAACTCTTACTGAGAGGATGTTTTCGTATAGGAAGCTATTGATCTTTACAGATACTTTCACTGTACAATCTGACGTCATAGCTACATCATCAGCAGAGTTTGTAGGCTTTGACCAGCTTCGAAAAAGCATTGAACTAATCGCAAAAGACGAAAACCAGTTCCCACCTACCCCGGAGTATAATTTACCACTCGTTTTACACAAAGTAAAGACATTCTGGGTTGATGTCGAAAACTATCTAGATGAGAAATCCAATTCGATGGTGGTTCCCATAATGCCTTGGGATGAGTATGTCGAGGAGGTGACAACAAAGTTTGGaatgaaaaaacaaattaaagacaTTACGCAATACCTTCATGTGACTGGCAAGGTGCTTTGGTTTTCCACGGCTCCCGTTCTTTGTAACTATGTGTTTATACGCCCAGCCTGGCTGTTTGAATTACTACGTAATATATATCGTCATGATTTCGAAGAAAAAGTTGACTTTGCCACTGACGATACTTACAAGCAGATGGGATTTTCGCAGACTCGATTTGACAGAAACAAGAGAGAGTTGCTGCAACAAGGGGTAATGGACAAAGACTTTTTGCGTGCCATCGTTGGTTACCTTATTCCCCCTGATATGAAAGAACAATTCAATTTCATGTTAGATATACTTCTTCGAGGTTTCAAAATAGGTTATCCCGCTGCAAAAAAGACCAAGGAAATGACATATAATCTCAGCCCTGAAATTGAAAATGTCGACAATGTTTCCAAAATATTGATACCGTGGATTAGAAACACAGAGGAACCTGAAGAGGTGACATCATTATGGGAAGACCACAACGACCGGGAAAGGGTAGCTGCCTTATTGAGATTTCCAAAATACATGCCGCCAGGTTTGTTCGAGCTTTTGTGTGTTGGTGCACAAAAAGTGGAGAAGCATAATCTTACCTTCAAAGCACATTGGAGCAACGGTATTTTAGCTCGACACAATAAAATCGACGCTGTACTGATGATTAGCTATACAAATGGCCCAAAAGGGAAGGGTGCTAGTTTGAAGTATGAGTTAAGAGATGACAGCCCAGACCCAATGTATTATCCAACAAGGCCAGCGGCAATGTGGACAATACTTCTTCCACTTCTACAAGACTTCGAAGAAATAATTAAGTCATTTAAAG GTGTCCTAGTCGAGAGGCAGATGCTCTGCAAGTTTTGCCAAAATCCTTCTTTCCTTGGAGAATGGAATACGCCAAAAGAGACTCAAAATCTGCCGGAGAAAATCTGTGAAGTTTGCAACGAGAAAGTAGACACTGATACTTTGGTTCAGCAACGAGAGGAAAAAAGAG aTGGAATAAGTATGAGACCACATTCTTTTTTTGCAAACTAA